The following are encoded together in the bacterium genome:
- a CDS encoding DUF4011 domain-containing protein — MNQPQPPAPGALSVRVAASGPLYWAAAAHRVLPVVEITVVNGAESVVRDLTVELSCEPGYLHPASFALTPINPGAEAAIQGPACAADLGRLKELIEAEVATLTVRLLWRGAEVATAREPLMVLAHNEWHRAIRRDLIAAFVMPNHPAIRELVSEASQVQQEQFGRTELDGYQSGSAERVKEQAAAVYGAIQKRGITYLGTPASFEEGGQKVRFPEALRQEKQGNCIEVATWYAAALEACGLRAVLVLLRGHAFAGFWLSSDAGLLDAIETDASVVRGRAGAAGGLGSLVLVETTSATTRPPVSFRDACSAALAQVTDNAFHELIDISAARLLGIRPLNAVVDDVVAEGQGVPVDHPDLTLPTTTPLRRDADPGQRRLTSRFEAWIDTLVDLTLRNELIGGTMADDPNAWGGLRPKRGITLAVPDVAAFENDLADGVVFRIRADAPASPPTTDHEATVAFRAFLAQQQERRVLVADPGGKTVPERVKALWKKHCQSIEEKGISALHVAIGFLRWYESESSAQARYAPLLMVPAHLERISVGGDFTLRMADAEAVLNTALVQKLRRDFDIDLSGLAADLPEDDCGIDVPAVFAMISDAVVRRRRFEVVPIATLGMFDYRKQVMAKDLQTIFASGHASPNDFLARLEPKLGGERIERYGNGGDEVVFPEPRRLDELVRAADLPLVVDCDSSQLSAVQAALAGKSFVLQGPPGTGKSQTITNMIACLLAAGRRVLFVAEKRAALSVVAHRLARAGLGSACLELHSEKADPGVVSATLVNALDGDRHLPGDDDFDRVAQRVEETRTRLNAFVQRLHEPTPLGLSFFRASARRHALRDVAAPAVEHDDLLETTRAVFEERLRALGSLEAAIRDCGGWREHPLRAVRLATWTERRQEAAAAALAALARDAHAASAALDGAVAAIGIASDDAHAMPDAVLALLEILAQAPPAWVRELSGRADRADYLTALAELGAVAARHAAARDALAERWNAGFFALDAAALAAQIRAAQGRWALARWLALRGSRATLRGVVKGRLGAPASLLADLDLAIAVRRDAATLDEASAAVAQLMGPAFAGARTPAETFARAEMVARWDAAMERLAGAARADAAARPAMPALSAADASSHVAAVGDALARVRSAADHAAEVLAVDRVEAFGATDPVGRLRDTAAFATAAAAALPRLRDKTASEAAATEAEKIGLRAFVNELREGRAPETDIARAYEAGFLKAWVAEMTEVHPILGQFRGREHDRVVEAFRHADRELFAAGQGRARRQVLQRRPAPTAAVHAQSEVGILRREAARRRRRMPVRRLLAELPTLVPRLTPCMLMSPLAVAHFLPVECEKFDAVIFDEASQVRTADAVGALWRGRQVIVVGDPQQMPPTDFFTGGDGGDEPVADGVPQDAESVLDEAFVSGVPRLMLAWHYRSRDERLIAFSNRNYYGNGLVTFPAADPEAEGCGVELVRVPGVFDRGASRRNEVEARRVVDLIVERLRDPERRQRSIGVVTFNIQQQDLIETLLEEQRLAHPEIEPYFSAAAPEPVFVKNLENVQGDERDVMIFSTTFGKDATGRMTLNFGPMNRQGGERRLNVAVTRARERLIVVSSMDPEEIDLSRTGSLGVRHLREFLAYARDGVRALQAAVSVDALADCESPFEEDVLSVCESLGWRMDRQVGCSGYRIDLAARDPALPGRHVLGIECDGATYHSAATARDRDRLRQAVLENLGWTLHRIWSTDWRLARDAEIARLRQAYDAAVARSRRPAGRGANGELKPPEIVAETAAPVATASAPPRVEAAAPLRTVGEPIDPALVTHQMRREAIVAVLHASGAMPLDALIKAAAVHVGHQRVGSRIRGAFEMALQHLLEDGALRQLGDRIALGD; from the coding sequence GTGAACCAGCCCCAGCCCCCTGCCCCGGGGGCACTGAGCGTGCGCGTCGCCGCGAGCGGGCCGCTCTACTGGGCGGCGGCCGCGCATCGGGTCCTGCCGGTCGTCGAGATCACCGTCGTCAACGGGGCGGAGTCCGTGGTGCGGGATCTGACCGTCGAGCTGTCCTGCGAGCCGGGCTATCTCCATCCGGCCAGCTTCGCGCTGACGCCGATCAACCCCGGCGCGGAGGCGGCGATTCAGGGGCCGGCGTGCGCGGCCGACCTGGGGCGGCTGAAGGAGTTGATCGAAGCCGAGGTCGCGACGCTGACGGTCCGCCTGCTCTGGCGCGGCGCCGAGGTGGCGACGGCGCGCGAGCCGCTCATGGTGCTGGCGCACAACGAGTGGCACCGCGCCATCCGGCGCGACCTGATCGCCGCCTTCGTCATGCCCAATCACCCGGCCATCCGCGAGCTGGTCTCCGAGGCGAGCCAGGTGCAGCAGGAGCAGTTCGGGCGGACGGAGCTCGACGGCTACCAGTCGGGCTCGGCGGAGCGCGTGAAGGAACAGGCGGCGGCCGTCTACGGCGCCATTCAGAAGCGCGGCATCACCTACCTCGGCACGCCGGCGTCGTTCGAGGAAGGCGGCCAGAAGGTCCGATTCCCGGAGGCGCTGCGGCAGGAGAAGCAGGGCAACTGCATCGAGGTGGCGACCTGGTACGCCGCGGCGCTCGAGGCGTGCGGGCTCCGCGCCGTGCTCGTGCTGCTTCGCGGTCATGCCTTCGCCGGCTTCTGGCTGAGCAGCGACGCCGGCCTTCTCGACGCCATCGAAACCGACGCCTCGGTCGTGCGCGGTCGCGCCGGAGCCGCCGGCGGACTCGGGTCCCTGGTCCTGGTCGAGACGACCAGCGCGACGACGCGCCCGCCCGTGTCGTTCAGGGACGCCTGCAGCGCTGCGCTGGCGCAGGTCACCGACAACGCGTTCCACGAGCTGATCGACATCTCGGCGGCACGTCTGCTCGGGATCCGGCCCCTGAATGCGGTCGTGGACGACGTGGTCGCGGAGGGGCAGGGGGTCCCGGTCGATCATCCCGATCTGACCCTGCCGACGACCACCCCGCTGCGACGCGACGCCGATCCCGGCCAGCGCAGGCTGACCAGTCGCTTCGAGGCCTGGATCGACACCCTGGTCGATCTCACGCTGCGCAACGAGCTCATCGGCGGCACCATGGCCGATGACCCCAACGCCTGGGGTGGGCTGCGCCCGAAACGGGGCATCACCCTGGCGGTGCCCGACGTGGCGGCCTTCGAGAACGATCTCGCCGACGGCGTCGTCTTCCGCATCCGCGCCGATGCGCCTGCCTCCCCGCCGACCACCGATCACGAGGCGACGGTCGCATTCCGCGCCTTCCTGGCGCAGCAGCAGGAGCGCCGCGTTCTCGTCGCCGATCCCGGCGGCAAGACGGTGCCGGAGCGCGTCAAGGCGCTGTGGAAGAAGCACTGCCAGTCGATCGAGGAGAAGGGGATCTCCGCCCTGCACGTCGCCATCGGATTCCTGCGCTGGTACGAGAGCGAGTCGTCGGCGCAGGCGCGCTACGCACCGTTGTTGATGGTCCCCGCCCACCTCGAACGGATCTCGGTCGGCGGCGACTTCACCCTGCGGATGGCCGATGCGGAAGCGGTGCTGAACACCGCGCTGGTGCAGAAGCTGCGGCGCGACTTCGACATCGACCTGTCCGGCCTGGCGGCGGATCTGCCCGAGGACGACTGCGGCATCGACGTGCCCGCGGTCTTCGCGATGATCTCGGACGCGGTCGTGCGCCGGCGTCGCTTCGAGGTCGTGCCGATCGCGACGCTCGGGATGTTCGACTACCGCAAGCAGGTCATGGCGAAGGATCTGCAGACGATCTTCGCCTCCGGTCATGCGTCGCCGAACGACTTTCTCGCCCGCCTGGAGCCGAAGCTCGGGGGCGAGCGCATCGAGCGCTACGGCAATGGCGGCGACGAGGTCGTGTTCCCCGAGCCGCGTCGGCTCGACGAGCTGGTGCGCGCCGCCGATCTGCCGCTCGTCGTCGATTGCGATTCCAGCCAGCTCTCGGCGGTGCAGGCGGCGCTGGCGGGGAAGTCGTTCGTGCTGCAGGGGCCGCCGGGCACCGGCAAATCGCAGACCATCACCAACATGATCGCCTGCCTCCTCGCGGCCGGGCGTCGCGTGCTGTTCGTGGCCGAGAAGCGCGCCGCGCTCTCGGTGGTGGCCCATCGCCTCGCCCGCGCCGGACTCGGCTCCGCGTGCCTGGAGCTGCACAGCGAGAAGGCCGATCCCGGCGTGGTGTCGGCGACCCTGGTCAACGCCCTCGACGGCGATCGACACCTCCCCGGCGACGACGACTTCGACCGCGTCGCGCAGCGCGTCGAGGAGACGCGCACGCGCCTGAACGCGTTCGTGCAGCGGCTGCACGAGCCGACGCCGCTGGGGCTCTCCTTCTTCCGGGCCTCGGCGCGGCGGCACGCGCTACGCGACGTCGCGGCGCCGGCGGTCGAGCACGACGATCTCCTCGAGACGACGCGCGCCGTGTTCGAGGAGCGCCTGCGGGCGCTCGGATCGCTGGAGGCGGCCATCCGCGATTGCGGCGGATGGCGCGAGCACCCGCTGCGCGCCGTCCGCCTCGCGACCTGGACCGAACGGCGCCAGGAGGCGGCGGCGGCGGCGCTGGCCGCGCTGGCCCGTGATGCGCACGCTGCGTCCGCCGCGCTCGACGGCGCGGTGGCGGCCATCGGCATCGCCTCCGACGATGCGCACGCGATGCCCGATGCCGTGCTCGCGCTGCTCGAGATCCTGGCGCAGGCGCCGCCCGCCTGGGTCCGGGAGCTGAGCGGACGGGCGGACCGCGCCGACTATCTGACCGCGCTGGCCGAGCTCGGCGCCGTCGCCGCGCGTCACGCCGCGGCGCGCGATGCCCTCGCGGAGCGCTGGAATGCTGGGTTCTTCGCCCTCGACGCCGCCGCCCTGGCCGCCCAGATCCGCGCCGCGCAGGGGCGGTGGGCGCTGGCGCGCTGGCTGGCGCTGCGCGGATCGCGCGCCACGTTGCGCGGCGTCGTGAAGGGCCGGCTGGGCGCGCCCGCTTCGCTGCTGGCGGATCTGGATCTCGCCATTGCGGTGCGCCGCGATGCCGCGACGCTCGACGAAGCGTCTGCGGCGGTTGCGCAGTTGATGGGACCCGCGTTCGCCGGGGCCCGGACCCCGGCCGAGACGTTCGCGCGCGCCGAGATGGTGGCGCGCTGGGATGCCGCGATGGAGCGGCTCGCCGGCGCGGCGCGAGCCGATGCTGCCGCCAGGCCGGCGATGCCCGCGCTGTCCGCCGCCGACGCATCCTCGCACGTCGCAGCCGTCGGGGACGCGCTGGCCAGGGTGCGGAGCGCTGCGGACCACGCTGCCGAGGTCCTGGCGGTCGATCGCGTCGAAGCGTTCGGCGCGACGGACCCGGTTGGCCGACTGCGCGACACCGCGGCGTTCGCGACCGCCGCCGCGGCAGCGCTGCCGCGCCTGCGTGACAAGACGGCGTCCGAGGCGGCGGCGACAGAAGCGGAGAAGATCGGACTGCGGGCGTTCGTGAACGAGCTGCGCGAGGGCCGAGCCCCGGAAACGGACATCGCGCGCGCCTACGAAGCTGGATTCCTCAAGGCGTGGGTCGCCGAGATGACCGAAGTGCATCCGATCCTCGGGCAGTTCCGCGGTCGGGAGCACGACCGCGTGGTGGAGGCGTTCCGCCATGCCGACCGCGAGCTCTTCGCGGCCGGGCAGGGACGCGCTCGTCGCCAGGTGCTGCAGCGCCGGCCTGCGCCGACCGCTGCCGTGCATGCGCAGAGCGAGGTGGGCATCCTGCGCCGCGAAGCGGCGCGGCGCCGCCGCAGGATGCCGGTGCGCCGTCTCCTGGCCGAGCTGCCGACGCTGGTGCCGCGACTCACGCCCTGCATGCTCATGAGTCCGCTGGCGGTGGCGCACTTCCTGCCCGTCGAGTGCGAGAAGTTCGACGCCGTGATCTTCGACGAGGCGTCGCAGGTGCGCACGGCGGATGCGGTCGGCGCGCTCTGGCGCGGCCGCCAGGTGATCGTCGTCGGCGACCCACAGCAGATGCCGCCGACCGACTTCTTCACCGGCGGCGACGGCGGCGACGAGCCCGTCGCCGACGGCGTGCCGCAGGATGCGGAGAGCGTGCTCGACGAAGCGTTCGTGTCCGGCGTGCCGCGGCTGATGCTCGCCTGGCACTACCGCAGCCGCGACGAGCGACTGATCGCGTTCTCCAACCGCAACTACTACGGCAACGGGCTGGTGACGTTTCCCGCCGCCGATCCCGAGGCGGAGGGCTGCGGCGTCGAGCTCGTGCGCGTGCCGGGCGTCTTCGATCGCGGCGCCTCGCGGCGCAACGAGGTCGAGGCACGCCGGGTGGTCGATCTGATCGTCGAACGCCTGCGCGATCCGGAGCGTCGTCAGCGCTCGATCGGCGTGGTGACGTTCAACATCCAGCAGCAGGACCTCATCGAGACGCTGTTGGAGGAGCAGCGCCTCGCGCATCCCGAGATCGAGCCGTACTTCAGCGCCGCCGCGCCGGAGCCGGTGTTCGTCAAGAACCTCGAGAATGTCCAGGGCGACGAGCGCGACGTGATGATCTTCTCGACCACCTTCGGCAAGGACGCGACGGGGCGCATGACCCTCAACTTCGGCCCCATGAATCGCCAGGGCGGCGAGCGCCGGCTCAACGTGGCGGTGACCCGCGCCCGCGAGCGCCTGATCGTCGTGTCGTCGATGGATCCGGAAGAGATCGACCTGTCGCGCACGGGCTCGCTCGGCGTGCGCCATCTGCGCGAGTTTCTCGCCTACGCCCGCGACGGCGTGCGGGCGCTGCAGGCCGCGGTCTCGGTCGATGCGCTCGCCGACTGCGAATCGCCGTTCGAGGAGGACGTGCTGTCGGTGTGCGAGAGCCTCGGCTGGCGCATGGATCGGCAGGTGGGGTGCTCCGGCTACCGGATCGATCTCGCGGCGCGGGATCCCGCGCTGCCCGGCCGGCACGTGCTCGGAATCGAATGCGACGGCGCCACGTATCATTCGGCGGCGACGGCCCGCGACCGCGACCGCCTGCGCCAGGCCGTGCTGGAGAACCTGGGGTGGACGCTGCACCGCATCTGGTCCACCGATTGGCGCCTGGCGCGCGATGCCGAGATCGCGCGCCTGCGGCAGGCGTACGACGCGGCGGTCGCGCGTTCCCGGCGTCCCGCCGGCCGCGGCGCGAACGGCGAGTTGAAGCCACCGGAGATCGTCGCGGAGACGGCCGCCCCGGTCGCCACGGCGTCCGCCCCGCCGCGCGTCGAAGCCGCCGCGCCGCTGCGGACGGTGGGCGAGCCGATCGACCCGGCACTGGTCACGCACCAGATGCGCCGCGAGGCCATCGTCGCCGTGTTGCACGCGTCCGGCGCCATGCCCCTCGACGCGCTCATCAAAGCCGCCGCGGTGCACGTCGGCCACCAGCGGGTCGGCTCCCGAATCCGCGGCGCCTTCGAGATGGCGCTGCAGCACCTGCTGGAAGACGGCGCGCTGCGCCAGCTCGGCGACCGCATCGCCCTCGGTGACTGA
- a CDS encoding HNH endonuclease has translation MKLFIGITDGDWYRFLAARPELDEVNFWQPGGSRLFRALAPGDPFLFKLHYPDHFIVGGGLFEHATLCPLDLAWEAFGERNGLATLDDMRGRLARLRHEPLDRRANYVIGCIVLREPFFFPRDQWIPAPADLKKNVVQGKTYDATSGVGAALWRAVQERVQANAGRLGVREIAGELWSAPRLVRQRLGQGAFRLLVTDTYERRCALTGEKALPVLQAAHIRPVTREGGHRIDNGLLLRSDIHTLFDRGYVGVTPEYRIRISRRLKDDFNNGEHYYALRGREIWLPKTAEDRPNREFLDWHTSSVFLGE, from the coding sequence ATGAAGCTCTTCATCGGCATCACCGATGGCGACTGGTACCGATTCCTCGCGGCGCGGCCGGAGTTGGACGAAGTCAACTTCTGGCAGCCCGGCGGGTCGCGGCTCTTTCGGGCGCTCGCGCCCGGCGATCCGTTCCTCTTCAAGCTGCACTATCCGGATCACTTCATCGTTGGCGGCGGCTTGTTCGAACACGCCACTCTGTGCCCGCTCGACCTGGCGTGGGAGGCGTTCGGTGAGCGCAACGGCCTGGCGACGCTCGACGACATGCGCGGTCGTCTCGCGCGATTGCGCCACGAGCCGCTCGATCGGCGCGCCAACTACGTGATCGGCTGCATCGTCCTGCGCGAGCCCTTCTTCTTCCCTCGCGACCAGTGGATTCCGGCGCCTGCCGATCTGAAGAAGAACGTCGTCCAGGGAAAGACCTATGACGCCACATCTGGCGTTGGCGCCGCGCTCTGGCGCGCTGTCCAGGAACGGGTACAGGCGAACGCTGGCCGCCTCGGCGTGCGCGAAATCGCGGGCGAGCTGTGGAGCGCGCCGCGGCTCGTGCGGCAACGTCTGGGGCAGGGCGCCTTCCGGTTGCTGGTAACCGACACGTACGAGCGCCGCTGCGCCCTCACGGGTGAGAAGGCGTTACCCGTCCTACAGGCGGCCCACATCCGGCCGGTCACTCGCGAAGGCGGCCACCGCATCGACAATGGGCTGCTGCTCCGCTCGGACATCCACACGCTGTTCGACCGCGGGTACGTCGGCGTGACGCCGGAGTATCGCATTCGTATCAGCCGCCGCCTCAAGGACGACTTCAACAACGGCGAACACTATTACGCGCTCCGCGGGCGCGAGATCTGGTTGCCCAAGACAGCCGAGGACCGGCCGAACCGCGAGTTCCTGGACTGGCACACCTCGTCGGTGTTCCTCGGCGAGTGA